Proteins encoded by one window of Modestobacter marinus:
- a CDS encoding dipeptide/oligopeptide/nickel ABC transporter permease/ATP-binding protein yields the protein MTTSTTLDAPAVAPRRSAARARWLAVLRTPVGAGAGLLLALVLLLALVAPLLWSAEADRIDTSAVLQGASAEHWVGTDALGRDVFARVLVATRLSIGLALAATSIAVVVGLLLGTAPLLIGRRGGRLVTAGVNIAVAFPGLLLALFFAVVFGVGMTGAVLAIGFAGAPAFARLSQTLAAGIADRDFVAAARIAGVGRFRVLVRHVLPNIGEPLVVNATIGAGGALLAFAGLSFLGLGVQAPSYDWGRLLQDGLSGIYIHPVAALAPGVAIVVAGLAFNLFGEAVAKGIGLTTALGGGFAPGRAARREAGRRERTRSEGAGAAATDEGVPVTDPGAAAGRPVLDVQDLSVTFPGPAGPVRPVRGVSFRVGRGEAVGVVGESGSGKSLTALAVARLVELPGEVTAGRLVFQGADLLTGPDRAHRRLLGTSFAMVFQDPMTSFNPTRRIGRQLAEVAEEHQGMNRRQAMSRAVDRLRSVRVPAAERRAHQYPHEFSGGMRQRAMIGMGLMGEPALIVADEPTTALDVTVQRQVLDLLASVRAADDVALLLISHDVAVVGQVCDRVLVMYAGRVVEDLPAAELGTGARHPYTRALVAAVPDMHVDLDAPLPVIPGRPVDPAHQPPGCAYAPRCPLASARCTAEDPALADDETGWRVACWHAGEVADVAVPGAAPVAVSLGERA from the coding sequence ATGACCACCTCGACGACCCTGGACGCCCCGGCCGTGGCCCCGCGGCGCTCGGCGGCCCGGGCCCGCTGGCTGGCCGTGCTGCGTACCCCGGTCGGGGCCGGCGCCGGGCTGCTGCTTGCCCTCGTGCTGCTGCTGGCCCTCGTCGCGCCGCTGCTGTGGTCGGCCGAGGCCGACCGGATCGACACCTCCGCAGTGCTGCAGGGCGCCTCCGCCGAGCACTGGGTCGGCACCGACGCCCTGGGGCGGGACGTCTTCGCCCGGGTGCTGGTGGCCACCCGGCTGTCCATCGGGCTGGCGCTGGCCGCCACCTCGATCGCGGTCGTCGTCGGCCTGCTGCTGGGCACCGCACCGCTGCTGATCGGACGCCGCGGCGGCCGGCTGGTGACCGCCGGGGTGAACATCGCCGTCGCCTTCCCGGGCCTGCTGCTGGCGCTCTTCTTCGCCGTGGTGTTCGGCGTCGGGATGACCGGGGCGGTCCTGGCGATCGGCTTCGCCGGCGCCCCGGCCTTCGCCCGGCTGTCGCAGACCCTGGCCGCCGGGATCGCGGACCGGGACTTCGTGGCCGCCGCGCGGATCGCCGGCGTCGGCCGGTTCCGGGTGCTCGTCCGGCACGTGCTGCCCAACATCGGCGAGCCGCTGGTGGTGAACGCGACGATCGGCGCCGGCGGTGCCCTGCTGGCCTTCGCCGGCCTGTCCTTCCTCGGTCTCGGCGTGCAGGCGCCGAGCTACGACTGGGGGCGGTTGCTGCAGGACGGCCTGTCCGGCATCTACATCCACCCGGTGGCGGCGCTCGCCCCCGGTGTGGCGATCGTGGTCGCCGGACTGGCGTTCAACCTCTTCGGGGAGGCGGTCGCCAAGGGCATCGGGCTCACCACCGCGCTGGGTGGCGGCTTCGCCCCGGGCCGCGCCGCCCGCCGTGAGGCCGGCCGGCGCGAGCGCACGCGGAGCGAGGGCGCGGGTGCCGCAGCGACCGACGAGGGCGTGCCGGTCACCGACCCCGGCGCGGCGGCGGGCCGGCCGGTGCTGGACGTGCAGGACCTATCGGTGACCTTCCCGGGGCCCGCCGGCCCGGTCCGCCCGGTGCGCGGGGTCAGCTTCCGGGTCGGCCGCGGCGAGGCGGTCGGGGTCGTGGGGGAGTCCGGTTCGGGGAAGTCGCTCACCGCGCTGGCGGTCGCCCGGCTGGTCGAGCTGCCGGGTGAGGTGACGGCCGGCCGGCTGGTCTTCCAGGGCGCCGACCTGCTCACCGGGCCCGACCGCGCGCACCGCCGGCTGCTCGGGACGTCGTTCGCCATGGTGTTCCAGGACCCGATGACGTCGTTCAACCCCACCCGCCGGATCGGGCGTCAGCTGGCCGAGGTGGCCGAGGAGCACCAGGGGATGAACCGGCGGCAGGCGATGAGCCGCGCCGTCGACCGGTTGCGCAGCGTGCGGGTGCCCGCCGCCGAGCGCCGCGCGCACCAGTACCCGCACGAGTTCTCCGGCGGCATGCGGCAGCGGGCGATGATCGGCATGGGCCTGATGGGGGAGCCGGCGCTGATCGTCGCCGACGAGCCGACCACCGCGCTCGACGTGACGGTGCAGCGGCAGGTGCTGGACCTGCTGGCGTCGGTGCGCGCCGCCGACGACGTGGCGCTGCTGCTGATCAGCCACGACGTCGCGGTCGTCGGGCAGGTCTGCGACCGGGTGCTGGTGATGTACGCCGGCCGGGTGGTGGAGGACCTGCCGGCCGCCGAGCTCGGCACCGGCGCCCGGCACCCGTACACCCGGGCGCTGGTCGCCGCGGTGCCCGACATGCACGTCGACCTGGACGCGCCGCTCCCGGTCATCCCCGGCCGGCCGGTCGACCCGGCGCACCAGCCCCCGGGCTGCGCCTACGCCCCCCGCTGCCCGCTCGCCTCGGCCCGGTGCACGGCCGAGGACCCGGCCCTCGCCGACGACGAGACCGGGTGGCGGGTGGCCTGCTGGCACGCCGGTGAGGTCGCCGACGTCGCCGTCCCCGGCGCGGCGCCGGTCGCGGTCTCGCTGGGGGAGCGGGCATGA
- a CDS encoding ABC transporter permease: protein MTSTTEAPPATGASRRGAAVLDGPWARFAVRRASQLVVSMWVLVTAAFLMIHLIPGDPVRSALGPTAPASLVAARRESLGLDDPLLLQYVHFLRGLFTGDLGTSLTSRLPVSEVISQRLPATVQLALLAFVTALAIAVPLGVLMGVLTRGGRRRGGELAFSSTSVVLGAIPEFLLGVGLVYLFGVQWGVLPVAGRSGPESYVLPVLSLALGPAAALARIMRVEMVSVLQADYLRTARAKRLPRRRIYLRDALPNALTATITLGGLLLTALVAGTVLVENVFAWPGLGSTIASSILLKDYPVVQGIVLVYGAAVLLVNLTVDVVLALLDPRSAIRES, encoded by the coding sequence GTGACCAGCACGACGGAGGCGCCCCCTGCGACGGGGGCGAGCCGGCGAGGCGCCGCCGTCCTGGACGGGCCCTGGGCCCGGTTCGCCGTCCGGCGCGCGAGCCAGCTGGTCGTCTCGATGTGGGTGCTGGTGACCGCCGCGTTCCTGATGATCCACCTGATCCCCGGCGACCCGGTGCGCAGCGCCCTGGGGCCGACCGCGCCGGCGTCGCTGGTGGCCGCCCGCCGGGAGTCCCTCGGCCTGGACGACCCGCTCCTGCTGCAGTACGTGCACTTCCTGCGCGGGCTCTTCACCGGTGACCTGGGCACCTCGCTGACCTCGCGGCTGCCGGTCTCCGAGGTGATCTCCCAGCGGCTGCCGGCCACGGTGCAGCTGGCGTTGCTGGCGTTCGTGACGGCGCTGGCCATCGCGGTGCCGCTCGGGGTGCTGATGGGGGTGCTGACCCGGGGTGGCCGCCGCCGCGGCGGGGAGCTGGCGTTCTCCTCCACGAGCGTGGTGCTGGGCGCGATCCCGGAGTTCCTGCTGGGCGTCGGCCTGGTCTACCTCTTCGGCGTCCAGTGGGGGGTGCTGCCGGTGGCCGGGCGGAGCGGCCCGGAGTCCTACGTGCTCCCGGTGCTCTCGCTGGCGCTGGGCCCGGCCGCGGCGCTGGCCCGGATCATGCGGGTGGAGATGGTGTCGGTGCTGCAGGCCGACTACCTGCGCACCGCCCGGGCCAAACGGCTGCCCCGGCGCCGGATCTACCTGCGCGACGCGCTGCCCAACGCGCTGACCGCCACCATCACCCTCGGCGGCCTGCTGCTCACGGCCCTGGTCGCCGGCACCGTGCTGGTGGAGAACGTCTTCGCCTGGCCGGGTCTGGGCAGCACCATCGCCTCCTCGATCCTGCTCAAGGACTACCCGGTGGTGCAGGGGATCGTGCTGGTCTACGGAGCCGCGGTGCTGCTGGTGAACCTGACGGTGGACGTGGTGCTCGCCCTGCTGGACCCGCGCTCGGCGATCCGGGAGAGCTGA
- a CDS encoding M20 family metallopeptidase: MTHLLPHDVRPTEFDALLPAMLADLEELVSVESPSADLAAVAAGAARVAQLGARALGAEPEVLLHEGCTHLRWRLGAGPRRVLLLCHQDTVWPLGTLAELPWSVTDGVVRGPGCFDMKAGIVLAFTVLARLRAAGHDLDGVTVLVTGDEEIGSPTSADLIRAEAAGCAAVLVLEASADGGALKTGRKGASMYDLLVTGRAAHAGLEPEKGVSSTVELAHQVLAIADLADPAQGTTVTPTVLTSGTTTNTVPATGRLSVDVRALTAAEQQRVDAGMRALTPQVPGAVLQLRGGINRPPLEEAASAGLFALARAVSARLGLPAPAGVTVGGASDGNFTAGIGVPTLDGLGAVGGGAHAVGEHVLADQLPGRAALLAGLVRAVLDGGGLGVPDEEAPGE, from the coding sequence GTGACCCACCTGCTCCCGCACGACGTCCGGCCGACCGAGTTCGACGCGCTGCTGCCGGCGATGCTGGCCGACCTCGAGGAGCTGGTGAGCGTCGAGTCGCCCTCGGCCGACCTGGCCGCGGTGGCCGCCGGCGCCGCCCGGGTGGCCCAGCTGGGCGCGCGGGCGCTGGGGGCCGAGCCCGAGGTGCTGCTGCACGAGGGCTGCACGCACCTGCGCTGGCGGCTCGGCGCGGGCCCGCGCCGGGTGCTGCTGCTCTGCCACCAGGACACCGTCTGGCCACTCGGCACCCTGGCGGAGCTCCCGTGGTCGGTGACCGACGGGGTGGTGCGCGGGCCGGGCTGCTTCGACATGAAGGCCGGCATCGTGCTGGCCTTCACCGTGCTGGCCCGGCTGCGGGCCGCGGGCCACGACCTGGACGGGGTGACCGTGCTGGTCACCGGGGACGAGGAGATCGGCTCCCCGACGTCGGCGGACCTGATCCGGGCCGAGGCCGCCGGCTGTGCCGCGGTGCTCGTGCTGGAGGCCAGCGCCGACGGCGGTGCGCTCAAGACCGGCCGCAAGGGCGCCTCGATGTACGACCTGCTGGTCACCGGCCGCGCCGCCCACGCCGGCCTGGAGCCGGAGAAGGGCGTCAGCAGCACGGTCGAGCTGGCCCACCAGGTGCTGGCGATCGCCGACCTGGCCGACCCGGCGCAGGGCACCACGGTCACCCCGACGGTGCTCACCTCGGGCACGACCACGAACACCGTCCCGGCCACCGGCCGGCTCAGCGTCGACGTGCGGGCGCTCACCGCCGCCGAGCAGCAGCGGGTCGACGCCGGGATGCGCGCGCTGACACCGCAGGTGCCCGGCGCTGTCCTCCAGCTGCGCGGCGGGATCAACCGGCCACCGCTGGAGGAGGCCGCGTCGGCCGGGCTGTTCGCCCTGGCGAGGGCGGTGTCGGCCCGGCTGGGTCTCCCGGCGCCGGCCGGCGTCACCGTCGGCGGTGCCTCGGACGGCAATTTCACCGCCGGGATCGGGGTGCCCACGCTGGACGGGCTCGGTGCGGTCGGGGGCGGGGCGCACGCCGTCGGCGAGCACGTGCTCGCCGACCAGCTGCCCGGCCGGGCAGCCCTGCTCGCCGGCCTGGTGCGGGCGGTGCTCGACGGCGGGGGCCTCGGTGTCCCGGACGAAGAGGCACCCGGTGAATGA
- a CDS encoding ABC transporter ATP-binding protein → MSELRFDDVSVRFGSRRRAMTAVDRVSLTVPDGAVVGLVGESGSGKSTLARAAVGLTPLSGGRILLDGKPLRHRSGPRPVQMVFQDPYSSLDPRMTIGESIAEAVPRGTGSAERRREVARLLELVELDPARAGAHPGQLSGGQRQRVALARALAARPAVVIADEITSALDVSIQGTVLNLVRRLQRELGTSMLFISHNLAVVRYVASEIAVMYLGRIVEHGPAEQVLTDPQHPYTRDLLAAVPDSAHARPGATAAADPTPAAVAAAEPADPHAPPPGCRYHPRCPVGPLVHPEREVCRTTEPTVDHRHATACHFAPAREPLAGRTG, encoded by the coding sequence ATGAGCGAGCTGCGGTTCGACGACGTCAGCGTCCGGTTCGGCTCCCGGCGGCGGGCGATGACCGCGGTCGACCGGGTCAGCCTCACCGTGCCGGACGGCGCCGTCGTCGGGCTGGTCGGGGAGTCCGGCTCGGGCAAGTCGACGCTGGCCCGGGCGGCCGTGGGACTGACGCCGCTGTCGGGCGGCCGGATCCTGCTGGACGGGAAGCCCCTGCGGCACCGGTCCGGCCCCCGGCCGGTGCAGATGGTCTTCCAGGACCCGTACTCCTCGCTCGACCCGCGGATGACGATCGGGGAGAGCATCGCCGAGGCGGTGCCGCGGGGGACGGGCTCGGCCGAGCGGCGGCGGGAGGTCGCCCGGCTGCTGGAGCTGGTCGAGCTGGACCCGGCCCGGGCCGGCGCCCACCCCGGTCAGCTCTCCGGCGGCCAGCGCCAGCGGGTGGCGCTGGCCCGTGCGCTGGCCGCCCGCCCCGCGGTCGTGATCGCCGACGAGATCACCTCCGCGCTCGACGTCTCCATCCAGGGCACGGTGCTGAACCTGGTGCGCCGGCTGCAGCGGGAGCTGGGCACCTCGATGCTGTTCATCTCGCACAACCTGGCCGTCGTCCGCTACGTGGCCAGCGAGATCGCCGTCATGTACCTGGGCCGGATCGTCGAGCACGGGCCGGCCGAGCAGGTGCTCACCGACCCGCAGCACCCCTACACCCGGGACCTGCTCGCCGCCGTGCCCGACTCCGCGCACGCCCGGCCGGGCGCGACCGCCGCCGCCGACCCGACCCCGGCGGCGGTGGCGGCGGCGGAGCCCGCCGACCCGCACGCCCCGCCGCCGGGGTGCCGCTACCACCCGCGCTGCCCGGTCGGGCCGCTCGTCCACCCGGAGCGGGAGGTCTGCCGGACCACCGAGCCGACGGTCGACCACCGGCACGCCACCGCCTGCCACTTCGCGCCGGCGCGCGAGCCGCTGGCCGGCCGCACCGGCTGA
- a CDS encoding DinB family protein, with product MTSTETTRETTPVTGERADLLETLAKHRFFLAHTVRGLTDEQARLRPTVSELSLGGLLKHVAATERTWAEFMVTGPAAFPAVDESTAAEWGAEFVMGPDETLAGLLATAAAVAKRTDELVRTLPSLDAAHPLPEAPWFEPGARWSVRRVLLHLIAETAQHAGHADVLRETIDGQKSMG from the coding sequence ATGACCAGCACCGAGACCACCCGCGAGACCACCCCCGTCACCGGCGAGCGCGCCGACCTGCTGGAGACCCTCGCCAAGCACCGCTTCTTCCTGGCGCACACGGTGCGGGGGCTGACCGACGAGCAGGCCCGGCTGCGGCCCACCGTCAGCGAGCTCTCCCTGGGCGGCCTGCTCAAGCACGTCGCCGCCACCGAGCGGACGTGGGCGGAGTTCATGGTGACCGGACCGGCCGCCTTCCCGGCGGTCGACGAGTCGACGGCGGCGGAGTGGGGCGCGGAGTTCGTGATGGGACCGGACGAGACGCTCGCCGGGCTGCTCGCCACGGCCGCCGCGGTCGCGAAGCGCACCGACGAGCTGGTCCGGACCCTGCCGAGCCTGGACGCCGCCCACCCGCTGCCCGAGGCGCCGTGGTTCGAGCCCGGCGCCCGGTGGTCCGTCCGCCGGGTGCTGCTGCACCTGATCGCCGAGACCGCGCAGCACGCCGGCCACGCCGACGTCCTGCGGGAGACCATCGACGGCCAGAAGTCGATGGGTTGA
- a CDS encoding PucR family transcriptional regulator: MSLPASPVPGLSPLAATPPAAARASLGHVLDHLGTTLLEVVAGDPTADLAEQGVGGLVIHDPVDPPALPSRALVLGVGVHEPDAVLDLLEQTAAAGGAGLVVRAPAPLDPRIAAVAARTGTVLLALTRGASWNQLATLIRSLLGEGAVGTAGPESMGGVPAGDLFALANAIASLLDAPVTIEDRSSHILAFSGRQDEADESRIQTILGRQVPDRFTRRLEAHGVFRQLYASDRPVWMSPEVLGMPEVTVARAAVAVRAGDEILGTIWAAVDEPLDASRERSLVDAAKLVALHLLRMRAGADVERRLASELVATALEGGPGTVDALSRLGLADRPLIVLAMGLTEGTDEQGALTLARREAERQRSADALAVHLTALHPGSVVALVGGVCYAVLPVGADAATADVRAAAVATEFLQRTGGRVPGMVGVGTVALDVSALTRSRDAADRALRVLRHGTTSRRVARATDVHIESLMLQLADLAAAEGHQASGPVARLAEYDAAHRAQLVETLRAWLDAFGDAIAAAAQVHVHPNTFRYRLRRIAEVGGIDLGDANSRFAAMLELRLLRW, from the coding sequence GTGAGCCTGCCTGCGAGCCCGGTCCCGGGTCTGTCCCCGCTCGCCGCCACCCCTCCGGCGGCGGCCCGTGCCAGCCTCGGCCACGTCCTGGATCACCTGGGCACCACCCTGCTGGAGGTGGTGGCCGGCGACCCGACGGCCGACCTGGCCGAGCAGGGGGTCGGCGGGCTGGTCATCCACGACCCGGTCGACCCCCCGGCGCTGCCCTCCCGGGCGCTGGTGCTGGGGGTCGGCGTGCACGAGCCGGACGCCGTCCTGGACCTGCTGGAGCAGACCGCCGCCGCCGGTGGGGCGGGGCTGGTCGTGCGGGCGCCGGCGCCCCTGGACCCGCGGATCGCCGCGGTCGCCGCGCGCACCGGCACCGTGCTGCTCGCGCTGACCCGCGGGGCGAGCTGGAACCAGCTGGCCACGTTGATCCGGTCGCTGCTGGGCGAGGGGGCGGTCGGGACGGCGGGCCCGGAGTCGATGGGCGGGGTGCCGGCCGGTGACCTGTTCGCCCTCGCCAACGCGATCGCCTCACTGCTGGACGCGCCGGTGACCATCGAGGACCGCAGCTCGCACATCCTCGCCTTCTCCGGCCGCCAGGACGAGGCCGACGAGTCGCGCATCCAGACGATCCTGGGCCGTCAGGTGCCCGACCGGTTCACCCGCCGGCTCGAGGCGCACGGGGTGTTCCGGCAGCTGTACGCCAGCGACCGCCCGGTGTGGATGTCACCGGAGGTGCTCGGGATGCCGGAGGTGACCGTCGCCCGGGCGGCGGTCGCGGTACGGGCCGGCGACGAGATCCTGGGCACCATCTGGGCGGCCGTGGACGAACCGCTGGACGCCTCGCGCGAGCGCAGCCTGGTCGACGCGGCGAAGCTGGTCGCCCTCCACCTGCTGCGGATGCGGGCCGGTGCCGACGTGGAGCGGCGGCTGGCCAGCGAGCTGGTCGCCACCGCGCTGGAGGGCGGGCCGGGCACCGTCGACGCGCTGAGCCGGCTCGGGCTGGCCGACCGGCCGCTGATCGTGCTGGCGATGGGGCTGACCGAGGGCACCGACGAGCAGGGCGCGCTCACCCTGGCGCGACGCGAGGCCGAGCGGCAGCGCTCCGCGGACGCGCTGGCCGTGCACCTGACCGCGCTGCACCCGGGCTCCGTCGTCGCCCTGGTCGGCGGGGTCTGCTACGCCGTCCTGCCGGTCGGGGCCGACGCAGCGACGGCCGACGTGCGGGCCGCCGCGGTGGCCACCGAGTTCCTGCAGCGCACCGGTGGCCGGGTCCCCGGGATGGTCGGCGTCGGCACCGTCGCCCTGGACGTCTCCGCGCTGACCCGCTCCCGGGACGCCGCCGACCGGGCACTGCGGGTGCTGCGCCACGGCACCACCTCGCGCCGGGTGGCCCGCGCCACCGACGTGCACATCGAGTCGCTGATGCTGCAGCTGGCCGACCTGGCCGCGGCCGAGGGGCACCAGGCCTCGGGGCCGGTGGCCCGGCTGGCCGAGTACGACGCCGCGCACCGCGCCCAGCTGGTGGAGACGCTGCGCGCCTGGCTGGACGCCTTCGGCGACGCGATCGCCGCCGCCGCGCAGGTGCACGTGCACCCCAACACCTTCCGCTACCGGCTGCGCCGGATCGCCGAGGTGGGCGGGATCGACCTCGGGGACGCCAACTCCCGGTTCGCCGCGATGCTGGAGCTGCGGCTGCTGCGCTGGTGA
- a CDS encoding helix-turn-helix transcriptional regulator, whose amino-acid sequence MTDPTARALRLLSLLQGRRDWAGGDLAGRLGVSVRTLRRDVDRLRELGYPVQARPGADGGYRLAAGAALPPLVLDDDEAVALTVALQAAAAGAGAGMAEASVRALTKVVPVLPARLRRRVESLQAMTVPAPPWSDGGPAIDPQLLVAAAQACRESERLEFTYTPAGRPPEARLVEPHRLVPLGRRWYLVAFDPARGDWRTFRLDRMSGVHGSGARFAPRPLPAEDAAAFVRAGIDRFRTPTVVEAVVEAPAAVVRDRVGRWVRVTDDGPHRCRLRMETDDLDWPALVLGAVRAEFTVVAPDELRQRLAEWSQRFARAG is encoded by the coding sequence ATGACCGACCCGACCGCCCGTGCGCTGCGGCTGCTCTCCCTGCTGCAGGGCCGCCGTGACTGGGCCGGCGGCGACCTGGCCGGCCGGCTCGGGGTCTCGGTGCGCACCCTGCGCCGTGACGTCGACCGGCTGCGCGAGCTCGGCTACCCGGTGCAGGCCCGACCGGGGGCCGACGGGGGCTACCGGCTGGCCGCGGGCGCCGCGCTGCCCCCGCTGGTGCTCGACGACGACGAGGCGGTCGCGCTCACCGTCGCCCTGCAGGCTGCGGCGGCCGGGGCGGGAGCCGGGATGGCCGAGGCCTCGGTGCGGGCGCTGACCAAGGTGGTGCCGGTGCTCCCGGCCCGGCTGCGCCGCCGTGTCGAGTCCCTGCAGGCGATGACGGTGCCCGCGCCACCGTGGTCCGACGGCGGCCCCGCGATCGACCCGCAGCTGCTGGTGGCGGCCGCCCAGGCCTGCCGGGAGTCCGAGCGGCTGGAGTTCACCTACACCCCGGCCGGGAGACCACCGGAGGCGCGGCTGGTGGAACCGCACCGGCTGGTCCCGCTGGGCCGGCGCTGGTACCTGGTCGCGTTCGACCCGGCCCGGGGTGACTGGCGCACCTTCCGCCTGGACCGGATGTCCGGCGTGCACGGCAGCGGCGCCCGGTTCGCGCCGCGGCCGCTGCCGGCCGAGGACGCCGCCGCGTTCGTGCGGGCCGGCATCGACCGGTTCCGCACGCCCACCGTCGTCGAGGCCGTGGTGGAGGCCCCCGCGGCGGTGGTCCGCGACCGGGTCGGACGGTGGGTGCGGGTCACCGACGACGGCCCGCACCGGTGCCGGCTGCGGATGGAGACCGACGACCTGGACTGGCCCGCCCTGGTGCTCGGCGCGGTGCGCGCGGAGTTCACCGTGGTCGCCCCGGACGAGCTGCGCCAGCGGCTCGCCGAGTGGTCCCAGCGCTTCGCCCGCGCCGGCTGA
- a CDS encoding GNAT family N-acetyltransferase — protein sequence MGGVTDLIDGPAVPLPAGVPAPGAARAGAAVAAAAAAEAAGGARVQVVALTDLADLRAVQALFDSIWHPAPDNPPVTIELMRALTKAGNPLFGAYADGRLVGASVAFFAAPAGTALHSHVTGVAPSAQRHSVGRALKLHQRAWALQHGLDRIGWTFDPLVRRNAWFNLGRLAATPVEYLPDFYGPMHDTINAADQSDRLLMCWSLEAPAVVRAVAGQPVDVDLPALLAAGAATVLAAGPGGSPEVRPAVPGVPALIAVPADVEALRARDPALAAEWRTAVRVALGGALAAGSRVRAFAREGWYVVDGPGTPGAPEAGRATP from the coding sequence ATGGGCGGTGTGACCGACCTGATCGACGGGCCCGCGGTGCCCCTGCCCGCCGGCGTGCCCGCTCCGGGCGCCGCCCGGGCCGGTGCCGCGGTCGCCGCGGCCGCCGCCGCGGAGGCCGCGGGCGGCGCGCGGGTGCAGGTCGTCGCGCTCACCGACCTGGCCGACCTGCGGGCCGTCCAGGCGCTCTTCGACTCGATCTGGCACCCGGCCCCGGACAACCCGCCAGTGACCATCGAGCTGATGCGGGCGCTGACCAAGGCCGGCAACCCGCTGTTCGGCGCCTACGCCGACGGCCGGCTGGTGGGCGCCAGCGTGGCCTTCTTCGCCGCCCCGGCGGGCACCGCCCTGCACAGCCACGTCACCGGCGTCGCCCCGTCGGCCCAGCGGCACAGCGTCGGCCGGGCGCTGAAGCTGCACCAGCGGGCGTGGGCCCTGCAGCACGGCCTCGACCGGATCGGCTGGACGTTCGACCCGCTCGTGCGCCGCAACGCCTGGTTCAACCTCGGTCGGCTCGCCGCGACGCCGGTGGAGTACCTGCCGGACTTCTACGGGCCGATGCACGACACGATCAACGCCGCCGACCAGTCCGACCGGCTGCTGATGTGCTGGTCGCTGGAGGCCCCCGCGGTGGTGCGCGCGGTCGCCGGGCAGCCCGTGGACGTCGACCTGCCCGCGCTGCTGGCGGCCGGCGCGGCCACCGTCCTGGCCGCGGGGCCCGGTGGGAGCCCGGAGGTCCGGCCGGCGGTGCCCGGGGTCCCCGCGCTGATCGCCGTCCCGGCGGACGTCGAGGCGCTGCGCGCGCGGGACCCCGCGCTGGCCGCGGAGTGGCGCACCGCCGTGCGGGTGGCCCTCGGCGGTGCGCTGGCCGCCGGGAGCCGGGTGCGGGCGTTCGCCCGCGAGGGCTGGTACGTCGTCGACGGCCCGGGTACCCCCGGCGCCCCCGAGGCCGGGAGGGCCACACCGTGA
- the menC gene encoding o-succinylbenzoate synthase: protein MKLEAVELRRIRMPLVAPFRTSFGSQTARDILLVRARTDVGEGWGECAALPDPRYSAEYVDGVADVLRRFFLPTVAAVPDLDANAVGRALAPFSGHWMAKAAIETAVLDAELRADGRSFGSFLGAAVDRVPCGVSVGIMDSVPELLDAVGGYLDQGYLRIKLKIEPGWDVEPVRAVRERFGDVALQVDANTAYAVSDARHLARLDPFDLLLIEQPLDEDDVLGHAELARAVRTPICLDESITSARSAAAAIRLGACSIVNVKPARVGGYLEARRIHDVCAAHGVPVWCGGMLETGLGRAANVALAALPNFSLPGDTSASDRYYATDITPPFRLDDGHLRVPTGPGLGVEPDAALLEEVTTSVEEIDLR from the coding sequence GTGAAGCTCGAAGCCGTGGAACTGCGCCGGATCCGGATGCCGCTGGTGGCGCCGTTCCGGACGTCGTTCGGCAGCCAGACCGCCCGGGACATCCTGCTGGTGCGGGCGCGCACCGACGTCGGCGAGGGCTGGGGCGAGTGCGCCGCGCTGCCGGACCCGCGCTACTCCGCCGAGTACGTCGACGGCGTCGCCGACGTGCTCCGCCGGTTCTTCCTCCCCACGGTCGCCGCGGTCCCCGACCTCGACGCGAACGCGGTCGGGCGGGCACTGGCCCCCTTCTCCGGGCACTGGATGGCCAAGGCCGCGATCGAGACGGCCGTGCTGGACGCCGAGCTGCGCGCGGACGGCCGGTCCTTCGGCTCGTTCCTCGGCGCCGCCGTCGACCGGGTGCCCTGCGGGGTCTCGGTCGGGATCATGGACTCGGTCCCGGAGCTGCTCGACGCGGTCGGCGGCTACCTGGACCAGGGGTACCTGCGGATCAAGCTGAAGATCGAGCCGGGCTGGGACGTCGAGCCGGTCCGGGCGGTCCGCGAGCGCTTCGGGGACGTGGCGCTGCAGGTCGACGCCAACACCGCCTACGCCGTCTCCGACGCCCGGCACCTGGCCCGGTTGGACCCCTTCGACCTGCTGCTGATCGAACAGCCGCTGGACGAGGACGACGTGCTGGGCCACGCCGAGCTGGCCCGCGCGGTGCGCACGCCGATCTGCCTGGACGAGTCGATCACCTCGGCCCGCTCGGCGGCGGCGGCGATCCGGCTGGGCGCCTGCTCCATCGTGAACGTGAAGCCGGCCCGGGTCGGCGGGTACCTGGAGGCCCGGCGGATCCACGACGTGTGCGCCGCGCACGGGGTGCCGGTGTGGTGCGGCGGGATGCTGGAGACCGGGCTGGGCCGCGCGGCGAACGTGGCGCTGGCCGCGCTGCCGAACTTCAGCCTGCCCGGGGACACCTCGGCCTCCGACCGGTACTACGCCACCGACATCACGCCGCCCTTCCGGCTGGACGACGGGCACCTGCGGGTGCCCACCGGCCCCGGGCTGGGGGTCGAGCCCGACGCCGCGCTGCTCGAGGAGGTCACCACCTCGGTGGAGGAGATCGACCTCCGCTGA